One part of the Natronosalvus amylolyticus genome encodes these proteins:
- a CDS encoding type B DNA-directed DNA polymerase, producing MVFTIDFLDDGRVLEWEATSDGPVVNERTGYTPRLYIGPRTPDENPDFDVLEAVFADHPDVAGTERVSRRPGFRREPESVLAIDVVHVDRVTSVARQAQQVATEPVGDLAFFNVDLSREFHYCLETDTDPTPGDVLSTLELAVPLPETTGDAYRELTVDDETVSGSPERVLGAVQSALEATDPDVLVCSTAEIVPTLYRMADAAGLETFTLSRWPAEGGEEIAYQQLAGNSTYASYGQVGHSPARYNVPGRAIIDESNTFFYHETNLEGVLDLVSRSRKPLQELAWASIGNVLTAIQIREAHDRNVLVPWHSWRHELPKSMATLHEADRGGFIFAPAVGLHENVHELDFSSLYPNIICTRNVSPDVIRCTCHRERSDVPGLEYAICDERGYLVDVLQPLIDARDDIKAAIGRERECEEPDGDRLDALEGRSSALKWILVACFGYQGFNNAKFGRIECHEAINAFARDILLEAKTTLEAGGWRVVHGIVDSIWVTPDPDIDEPERRDLETLASEITESVGIRLEYEAHYDWVAFVPQRGRETGALTKYFGSVAGTDEYKLRGIEARQRSTPPFVETVQRECLAILDETRSPEAVVDRVEREIGRLYAGRVDASQLVERNRVSKPLENYSQSTRNVAALERAREQGLTVHPGQDIEYVVVDDEKSSRDRVALVHEETESYDPSYYETLLVRAVESVLSPLGWDRNDIRRELAGTRVVGITDWG from the coding sequence ATGGTATTCACCATCGACTTTCTCGACGACGGCCGGGTCCTCGAGTGGGAAGCCACGAGCGACGGGCCCGTCGTGAACGAGCGGACGGGATACACTCCACGACTGTACATCGGCCCGCGTACGCCGGACGAGAACCCCGATTTCGACGTACTCGAGGCCGTGTTTGCGGACCATCCCGACGTTGCTGGAACCGAACGCGTCTCTCGTCGGCCCGGCTTTCGCCGGGAGCCGGAATCGGTCCTCGCGATAGACGTTGTCCACGTCGACCGGGTCACTTCGGTGGCTCGCCAGGCGCAGCAGGTTGCCACCGAGCCGGTCGGTGACCTCGCCTTTTTCAACGTCGATTTGTCACGAGAGTTTCACTACTGTCTCGAGACGGACACCGATCCGACGCCTGGAGACGTGCTGTCGACGCTCGAGTTGGCCGTTCCGCTGCCGGAGACGACCGGCGATGCGTATCGTGAACTGACTGTCGACGACGAGACGGTATCGGGGTCGCCCGAACGGGTACTGGGTGCCGTCCAGTCCGCGCTCGAGGCGACCGATCCGGACGTCCTCGTCTGTTCGACGGCCGAAATCGTCCCGACGCTGTATCGAATGGCCGATGCGGCTGGTCTCGAGACCTTTACGCTTTCTCGCTGGCCGGCGGAAGGGGGTGAAGAGATTGCGTATCAACAACTCGCCGGCAACTCGACGTACGCGAGTTACGGGCAGGTCGGGCACTCACCGGCGCGGTACAACGTTCCCGGGCGGGCGATAATCGACGAGTCGAACACGTTCTTTTACCACGAGACGAACCTCGAGGGCGTGTTAGACCTCGTTTCGCGCTCGAGAAAGCCCCTACAGGAACTCGCCTGGGCCTCAATCGGAAACGTCCTCACCGCGATTCAGATCCGTGAGGCCCACGACCGGAACGTTCTGGTACCGTGGCACTCCTGGCGACACGAGTTGCCGAAGTCGATGGCGACGCTCCACGAGGCCGACCGCGGCGGCTTCATCTTCGCTCCGGCGGTCGGTCTGCACGAGAACGTCCACGAACTCGATTTCTCGAGCCTGTACCCGAACATCATCTGTACGCGAAACGTCTCCCCCGACGTGATCCGGTGTACCTGTCACCGCGAGCGAAGCGATGTCCCCGGCCTCGAATATGCCATCTGTGACGAGCGAGGCTACCTCGTCGACGTCCTCCAGCCGCTGATCGACGCCCGCGACGACATCAAGGCTGCAATCGGCCGGGAACGCGAGTGCGAGGAACCCGACGGGGACCGTCTCGACGCACTCGAGGGGCGTTCGAGCGCGTTGAAGTGGATTCTCGTCGCCTGCTTCGGCTATCAGGGGTTCAACAACGCCAAGTTCGGTCGCATCGAGTGTCACGAGGCAATCAACGCGTTCGCCCGCGACATTCTACTCGAGGCAAAGACGACCCTCGAGGCCGGTGGCTGGCGGGTCGTCCACGGTATCGTCGACTCCATCTGGGTCACGCCGGACCCGGATATCGACGAACCCGAGCGGCGGGACCTCGAGACGCTCGCGAGCGAAATTACCGAATCCGTCGGGATTCGACTCGAGTACGAGGCACATTACGACTGGGTCGCGTTCGTCCCCCAGCGTGGGCGTGAAACCGGGGCGTTGACGAAGTATTTTGGCTCGGTCGCGGGCACGGACGAGTACAAACTTCGGGGTATCGAAGCCCGCCAGCGCTCGACACCACCGTTCGTCGAGACCGTCCAGCGCGAGTGTCTCGCGATCCTGGACGAAACCCGGTCACCGGAAGCCGTCGTCGATCGGGTCGAGCGTGAAATCGGCCGGTTGTACGCCGGGCGGGTGGACGCGAGCCAACTCGTCGAGCGAAATCGCGTCTCGAAACCGCTCGAGAACTACAGCCAGTCGACGCGAAACGTCGCCGCCCTCGAGCGTGCCCGCGAGCAGGGACTCACGGTCCATCCCGGGCAGGATATCGAGTACGTGGTCGTCGATGACGAGAAATCCTCGCGGGATCGTGTCGCTCTCGTCCACGAGGAGACCGAGTCGTACGACCCGTCATACTACGAGACGCTACTCGTTCGGGCGGTCGAGAGCGTCCTTTCCCCTCTCGGTTGGGACCGAAACGACATTCGACGAGAGCTCGCCGGCACACGAGTAGTCGGTATCACGGACTGGGGGTAA
- a CDS encoding TIGR00341 family protein, giving the protein MRYLEIAVPKGARGPVLDILEDEGIDYVVSDETSGRGYTAVVRFPLPTRAVEHVLDRLNRAGVSDEARVVVVDAETVISQQFEDLLEQYSQGGTKGAQTSRQVLRTKADELTPVFSIYVTMLLISAVVATVGLLADSPAVVVGSMVIAPLIGPALAANVGIVTGDDDLKRTGFVYQASGLMIVVAASIGLATLGRLAGLEPGGVDIVVVAELQERVSPNLLSLAVALGAGVAGILSLTRGFSEAIVGVMIAAALIPPAAAVGITVAWGMYGAAMGAAILVAVNVLSINLAALATLWVTGYRPQGLFDVSPTRKQTYTYAAIFGVGLVILAAPLASITVLDFQTTQLSSSANEEIDSALEEAEYETLEVESVEVRLDDDYPIRSVDRIVVTASGDDPGQIPELTDRIHDAITDHTDEGVVLEVRFIIATERGDDVDDDLEYRSRTVTTGSHTSSRVLDTPAQCHRAVSGST; this is encoded by the coding sequence ATGCGTTATCTCGAAATCGCGGTACCCAAAGGTGCTCGAGGCCCCGTGTTGGACATCCTCGAAGACGAGGGGATCGATTACGTCGTTAGCGACGAGACGAGCGGTCGGGGCTATACCGCCGTCGTTCGTTTTCCGCTGCCGACACGAGCCGTCGAGCACGTCCTCGACCGCCTGAACCGCGCCGGAGTCAGCGATGAAGCACGCGTCGTCGTGGTCGACGCTGAGACCGTCATCTCCCAGCAGTTCGAGGACCTGCTCGAGCAGTACAGTCAGGGTGGCACGAAAGGCGCACAAACCTCGAGGCAGGTACTCCGGACGAAAGCCGACGAACTCACCCCGGTGTTCTCAATCTACGTGACGATGTTGCTCATCAGTGCTGTCGTCGCCACCGTCGGATTGCTCGCAGATTCGCCAGCAGTCGTCGTCGGATCGATGGTCATCGCACCGTTGATCGGCCCCGCGCTCGCGGCGAACGTCGGCATCGTCACCGGTGACGACGACCTCAAGAGAACCGGATTTGTCTATCAGGCAAGCGGCCTCATGATCGTCGTCGCCGCCTCGATCGGCCTCGCCACGCTGGGTCGACTGGCTGGCCTCGAGCCAGGGGGCGTCGATATCGTGGTCGTCGCTGAACTGCAAGAACGGGTCTCCCCAAATCTGCTCTCGCTGGCGGTCGCGCTGGGTGCCGGTGTCGCCGGCATACTGAGTCTAACGCGTGGCTTTTCGGAAGCTATCGTCGGTGTGATGATCGCTGCCGCACTCATTCCACCCGCCGCCGCAGTCGGAATCACGGTCGCCTGGGGTATGTACGGGGCCGCGATGGGTGCAGCGATCCTCGTCGCCGTCAACGTCCTTTCGATCAACCTCGCCGCACTCGCCACCCTCTGGGTCACGGGGTACCGACCACAGGGGCTGTTCGACGTCTCGCCGACCCGCAAGCAAACGTACACATACGCGGCTATCTTTGGGGTCGGACTGGTCATCCTCGCTGCGCCGCTTGCGAGCATCACCGTCCTCGATTTTCAGACGACCCAACTTTCCTCGAGTGCAAACGAAGAGATCGACTCGGCACTCGAGGAAGCCGAATACGAGACCCTCGAGGTCGAATCTGTCGAGGTACGACTCGACGACGACTATCCAATTCGGTCGGTCGATCGGATCGTCGTCACCGCCTCCGGCGATGATCCGGGACAGATACCCGAGTTGACCGACCGCATCCACGACGCGATCACAGACCACACCGACGAAGGGGTCGTCCTCGAGGTCCGGTTCATTATCGCGACCGAGCGGGGTGACGACGTGGATGACGACCTCGAGTATCGGTCACGGACAGTTACGACTGGTAGCCACACCAGTTCTCGTGTGCTCGACACCCCTGCCCAGTGCCACCGTGCGGTGTCGGGCAGCACGTGA
- a CDS encoding PQQ-binding-like beta-propeller repeat protein: MGRRPDAVPEQKRTRNHRSTNENFHRDGADGRDGVASTRTDTMGRRRLLRASAGAGIAVTGVASVGTTAAAATSAGDVIWTYGETELECSPPPETFGAPLTVVNGRVYAGTTCVHIHVIDSASGEQAQTIYTNATTNRAPSVVNDIVTFAPNNHELKAYDYQEEEIRSQRIWETDVGGTANTRVSAPTVYQGTVYTTNHDGPPYCHAVDLFTGDVLWSYDEYELGEAPVVVDGMVYASGRGGMLVALDAKSGDEEWVFDIGDTSESAPTVADGIVYAGSEDGHLYAVDASTGDEEWRFDAGGAVTATPTVADGVVYVGSTSETLYAVDGASGDEEWRFDTEEWPQSPTVAGGSVFVSTQGAGLFALDTDGNELWHFAESELEDDLYPNMTAPIVVDGVLYVTTSDGMQGHVHAIDAGVDGSSVDSRVMLGTNGHHEAWAETAAVASRPSDAGEGSTGDDDGAGGDDSSTDGLTGTGSSDGGADDGLPGPGVVGALASLGGVAYWAARRTDEGEDDQ, from the coding sequence ATGGGACGACGACCTGACGCGGTGCCCGAACAGAAACGGACACGTAACCACCGATCGACGAACGAAAACTTCCATCGTGATGGGGCTGACGGCAGAGACGGAGTAGCGTCTACTCGAACAGACACGATGGGTCGGCGCCGACTGCTTCGAGCGAGCGCCGGGGCAGGTATCGCAGTGACCGGGGTCGCCAGTGTGGGAACCACCGCCGCCGCCGCAACGAGCGCTGGTGACGTCATCTGGACCTACGGTGAGACGGAACTCGAGTGTAGCCCACCGCCGGAGACCTTCGGGGCACCGCTGACGGTCGTCAACGGGCGGGTGTACGCGGGGACGACCTGTGTACACATCCACGTCATCGATTCGGCCAGCGGCGAGCAGGCCCAGACGATCTACACGAACGCGACGACGAATCGTGCCCCGAGCGTCGTCAACGATATCGTCACCTTCGCGCCGAACAATCACGAACTCAAAGCCTACGATTACCAGGAAGAAGAGATACGTTCACAACGTATCTGGGAAACCGACGTCGGCGGAACAGCAAACACGCGAGTCAGCGCCCCGACGGTCTATCAGGGCACGGTCTACACGACCAATCACGACGGCCCGCCCTACTGCCACGCCGTCGACCTCTTTACCGGGGACGTCCTGTGGAGCTACGACGAGTACGAACTCGGCGAAGCCCCGGTCGTCGTCGACGGGATGGTGTACGCGTCCGGAAGAGGGGGTATGCTCGTCGCACTCGACGCCAAGTCGGGCGACGAAGAGTGGGTCTTCGACATCGGTGACACGAGCGAGTCAGCACCGACGGTGGCCGACGGAATCGTGTACGCCGGGAGTGAAGACGGTCACCTCTATGCAGTCGATGCATCGACGGGCGACGAGGAGTGGCGATTCGATGCAGGTGGAGCGGTCACAGCCACTCCAACGGTCGCCGACGGCGTGGTCTACGTCGGGAGCACCAGCGAGACGCTGTACGCTGTCGACGGTGCGAGCGGTGACGAGGAGTGGCGCTTCGACACCGAAGAATGGCCGCAGTCTCCGACGGTCGCCGGTGGAAGCGTCTTCGTCAGTACCCAGGGTGCGGGTCTGTTCGCGCTGGATACCGATGGAAACGAATTGTGGCACTTCGCCGAATCGGAACTCGAGGACGACCTGTATCCCAATATGACGGCCCCTATCGTCGTCGATGGCGTGCTCTACGTGACGACGTCCGACGGCATGCAGGGCCATGTGCACGCGATCGACGCAGGCGTCGACGGCTCGAGTGTCGACTCTCGAGTCATGCTCGGAACGAACGGCCATCACGAGGCCTGGGCCGAAACGGCGGCAGTCGCAAGCAGGCCGTCGGACGCTGGTGAGGGATCGACAGGCGATGACGACGGTGCGGGTGGCGATGACTCGAGCACAGACGGCCTCACCGGAACCGGCTCCAGCGATGGTGGCGCCGATGATGGGCTTCCTGGCCCCGGTGTCGTTGGAGCGCTTGCCAGTCTCGGTGGGGTCGCGTACTGGGCCGCCAGACGGACTGATGAGGGAGAAGACGATCAATGA
- a CDS encoding DUF6517 family protein produces MTGSPTRRQLLGLCGAGLLTGLAGCSRLTDHEFEAEPIRIPAAAATSLSLEERSRDDVTNEWEQSVAGQTVSATVTSHVSLYGAGGNQGESVAQLLFGTGGGFALGPPGVRTSIVTGNSPPIIQGDQSLDTRKMALLVPDEAVGRGTFVQPGDTRSPAPMALFHRSALEGDLAVGAEAEERRSSEPTVEIPLPGRASTLEIPGDSDGDTQLVAGMDGAVFSSDAFWGGSTGATESTPSELDVAFIPGGTWGQDILDELDSGERFTAGDTIDAPLIVTPTSAVFERRLEITDPDVELPIEEADVGRLEEAPVGVTLFVDDEEGVEPMPYIPGGTWVPGESFTPTRPGVVVSSSSREGEDAIFFPENPAEVSSELPRAELFEAGSSVPVANTRLYFPGEVHIPGSTWIPGSTWIPGSSWIPGSTWIPGSSWIPGSTWIPGSTWIPGSSWIPGSSWIPGSTWGTGHSSKQPFASLTLGTHPAAAFELSEPDSEMRQLFGDSFEPSHVVEFPATPSLEADTVDAASATWASAADLEGGGGPTIGGLSTPTASVLGQSLNPVAGKSPSELLTDTETRSLLGQYGFAELGDNWLRGPERVSTASLSFVGSSDTSCETFAGVTGSSDNPNVVYAHVATVENGDDVVLAASVEGWGVSDTDRSYVGDDGYQRKSDLEDSVDDALAALEAFEHG; encoded by the coding sequence ATGACCGGGAGTCCAACGCGACGGCAGCTACTGGGATTGTGTGGCGCGGGTCTCCTTACGGGGTTGGCGGGGTGCTCGAGGCTGACCGATCACGAGTTCGAGGCGGAGCCGATCCGTATCCCCGCCGCAGCCGCCACATCGCTTTCCCTGGAGGAACGGAGCCGGGACGACGTCACCAACGAGTGGGAACAGTCCGTCGCCGGGCAGACCGTGAGTGCGACCGTCACCAGTCACGTGTCCCTCTACGGCGCTGGTGGGAATCAGGGAGAATCCGTTGCACAGTTACTCTTTGGAACCGGGGGCGGATTCGCCCTCGGCCCGCCGGGAGTACGAACCAGTATCGTCACCGGAAACTCGCCGCCGATCATCCAGGGCGACCAGTCGCTCGACACCCGCAAGATGGCGCTGTTGGTTCCCGATGAAGCGGTCGGCCGTGGCACCTTCGTCCAGCCCGGCGATACCAGATCGCCCGCCCCGATGGCGCTGTTCCACCGCAGCGCACTCGAGGGCGATCTCGCTGTGGGGGCCGAGGCCGAGGAGCGTCGATCGTCAGAACCGACGGTGGAAATCCCGCTACCGGGGCGTGCATCGACGCTCGAGATACCCGGCGATTCGGACGGTGACACGCAACTCGTCGCCGGTATGGACGGCGCGGTGTTCTCCAGTGACGCGTTCTGGGGCGGGTCCACCGGAGCGACCGAGTCGACTCCCTCGGAGCTGGATGTCGCCTTCATTCCAGGGGGGACGTGGGGCCAGGACATCCTCGACGAATTAGATTCTGGCGAACGGTTTACTGCCGGAGACACGATTGACGCCCCGCTCATCGTGACGCCGACGAGCGCCGTCTTCGAGCGCAGACTCGAAATAACCGACCCTGATGTCGAACTCCCAATCGAGGAGGCAGACGTCGGTCGTCTCGAGGAAGCCCCGGTCGGTGTGACGCTGTTCGTCGACGACGAGGAAGGCGTCGAGCCGATGCCGTACATTCCCGGCGGAACCTGGGTGCCGGGTGAGTCGTTCACGCCGACCCGTCCCGGCGTCGTGGTTTCGTCGTCCTCGAGGGAGGGCGAAGATGCGATCTTTTTCCCCGAAAACCCGGCGGAAGTCTCGAGCGAACTCCCTCGAGCCGAACTGTTCGAAGCGGGCTCGTCGGTTCCGGTGGCGAATACGCGCCTCTACTTTCCGGGAGAAGTGCATATTCCGGGATCGACCTGGATACCAGGCTCTACTTGGATTCCGGGTTCAAGCTGGATTCCAGGTTCCACATGGATACCCGGCTCGAGTTGGATACCTGGTTCGACATGGATACCGGGCTCTACTTGGATCCCGGGTTCAAGCTGGATTCCGGGCTCGAGTTGGATCCCTGGATCGACCTGGGGAACCGGTCATTCATCCAAACAACCGTTCGCCAGCCTCACCCTGGGAACCCATCCGGCAGCCGCCTTCGAACTCTCCGAACCGGATTCCGAAATGCGCCAGTTGTTCGGCGACTCGTTCGAACCCAGCCACGTCGTGGAATTTCCGGCGACACCTTCACTCGAGGCCGATACCGTCGACGCCGCGAGCGCAACCTGGGCGTCAGCCGCCGACCTCGAGGGTGGTGGCGGGCCAACGATCGGCGGGCTGTCGACACCGACCGCGAGCGTCCTGGGCCAGTCGCTGAACCCGGTCGCCGGAAAGTCACCCTCGGAACTGCTGACCGATACCGAGACGCGGTCGCTCCTCGGCCAGTACGGCTTCGCGGAACTCGGCGACAACTGGCTTCGAGGACCCGAGCGCGTCTCCACCGCGTCCCTTTCGTTCGTCGGCTCGAGCGACACCTCGTGTGAAACGTTCGCCGGGGTGACCGGCTCGAGCGACAATCCGAACGTCGTCTACGCTCACGTGGCCACCGTCGAGAACGGAGACGACGTCGTCCTCGCGGCATCCGTGGAGGGGTGGGGAGTCAGCGACACCGACCGCTCGTACGTCGGCGACGACGGCTACCAGCGTAAAAGCGATCTGGAGGATAGCGTCGATGACGCACTCGCGGCACTCGAGGCGTTCGAGCACGGCTGA
- a CDS encoding universal stress protein gives MSERHDHRILVPIDVLGAASIPTTVIDALASIPVVLLGYHEIPDQTSPQQAQSAHEERARAELEERREAFESAGCAVSTRLVFTHDRFKTFERVALETACDSVLLPNPAPVLETMLVAIRGDVNVEHVAQLVATVLTDTDIDVTLYHVASSESGRKRGETALEVGASVLEAHGIERDRIHTTVVDGKPTDAILEAATDHDLLVVGESRPSIRRMIFRDRAERIARRSVDPVIIVRGEYLETDEPATDE, from the coding sequence ATGAGTGAACGTCACGATCACCGAATCCTCGTCCCCATTGATGTCCTTGGCGCTGCGTCAATCCCGACGACGGTAATCGACGCGCTCGCCTCGATACCGGTCGTCCTGCTCGGGTATCACGAGATTCCCGACCAAACGTCACCCCAGCAGGCACAGTCGGCCCACGAAGAACGGGCACGGGCAGAACTGGAGGAGCGCCGTGAGGCGTTCGAAAGCGCCGGTTGTGCCGTTAGTACGCGCCTCGTGTTCACTCACGACCGGTTCAAAACGTTCGAACGCGTCGCCCTCGAGACCGCCTGCGATTCGGTCCTGCTACCGAATCCCGCGCCGGTTCTCGAGACGATGCTCGTCGCCATCCGTGGTGACGTCAACGTCGAGCACGTTGCCCAACTGGTCGCAACGGTTCTCACCGACACCGACATCGACGTCACGCTCTATCACGTCGCATCGAGTGAATCAGGACGCAAGCGAGGGGAAACCGCGCTCGAGGTTGGAGCCTCGGTTCTCGAGGCGCACGGGATCGAACGGGATCGAATCCACACAACCGTCGTCGATGGCAAGCCAACCGACGCTATCCTCGAGGCGGCAACAGACCACGACCTGCTCGTCGTCGGCGAAAGCAGACCCTCTATACGGCGAATGATTTTCCGGGACCGAGCCGAACGGATCGCCAGGCGGTCGGTCGATCCAGTCATCATCGTTCGTGGCGAGTATCTGGAAACGGACGAGCCAGCTACCGACGAATAG